Within Piliocolobus tephrosceles isolate RC106 chromosome 7, ASM277652v3, whole genome shotgun sequence, the genomic segment TGCTGGGGCGTCTGCTGGGGGCCTCTTCTCACTCCACGTCCCAACCTCATCCCTGAAATACAGCCAGAACCCAGGCAGTGGGCACGGAACCTCCTTGCCTCTGGGCAACCTCGCCTGGCCCGTATTCCCTGCGTCATGCTCCCTGCCCAGTCTAACTTCACCCTGGTGAGTGAGGTCTGGCCAAGGGGCTGCTGGGTTCCCATGGACAGGGTCCATGGGACTTTTCCTGGGCTGTGGCTAGACTTTCCCTGGGCAGCTGGCCTGGCCCTGGGCGATGGCTGTAGGTAGTCAGTGCCTACTTGGCTCTGAAGCTCGGGTCGGGCCTGGGGTGTCCCAAGCCGGCCTCTCTGGAGGCTCCTGAACCCCGGTCTCAGGGACACGACCCAGGGTGAAAGGGTGAGGGGCCCCTTCTCCCCTAGGTGCTGTGTGCGGGAGGGGCCTGTGCTCCTACTCAGGCCTCACCCCAGGAGCGCCCTCCACCTCTGGGGCAGTGGGGAGGCATCTGAGCAGCCGGCCCTCCCAGGGTGGGGACGGATGGTGCCATTTCAGGCATCGCTCCATGACTGGCCCAGGGGACATGTGCTGGAGGCTCAGAGGACCTGTGTGGCCTGATGCCCGCCCCTGACCTCCTCCGTCCCAGAATAGCGCAGACAAACCACACTGGTTGCAATCATTTATCTCCATGCAGAGATTTGAGTAGAAAAATACACGGCAACAAAACAGAAGAAGTGTGAAATCCGGGGATCCCCAGGGTTTCTGTCCCCGCCCTCCACGCGGCTGGGGGCTGCATCCTCTGTAGGGGGGCTCCATCCTCTGTGGGATTGTGGGACCTGCTCCAAGTCATCAGCACTCCATGCCCACCCGGATCTGGTCCCAGACTTTCGGGGAAGCCCTCAGCCTGGGGCTCCTGGCACACCCATTGCGGCTGGGGAAGAGGAGTGTGGACTCtccaaagaaagggaaggaagggcatGAGGGGCCTTCCCCGGGGGGAGGTCACAGGCTGGGGGCTAAGATGAGGGCCAGGAGGCCCAGGGCCAGCCCCAGGCTGAGGGCACTGTGGGCGAAGGTGGTGCGGGTGGGTGCAGCATTGTGCAGCTTCTCATTGCACAGGTCCTCCTGGCAGCACTGGATGGAGCCGGTGCCACTGCTGACCTGGCCTTGCAGGGTGTAGCTGGGTGTGCACGACTCCGCACAGTCCTTCTTCACCAGATTCCCCCTCAGAGGCTCCACTGGGCACAGGTGAGTGTGGTCAGGCCCGCAGCCGCCTCTGGTCCCCAGTCCCTGCCAACCTCCCAGCCAGCACCCACAACAGCCAGGGAGGTCCCCCCGGTCCCAGGGACACCTGGACAGATGCTACTCACCTGTGTTCGTGGTCTTGCAGAAGCGAGAGCCAGCCGGGCAGACCTGAGGCTGCTTGCAGTTGCTGGAGTTGGTGCACACGTGGCAGCGCAGGGCAAGGGCTGGCGGGGAGGGAGTCGGGCTCAGCGGGCCCAACAGAGGCCTCCTGGTGACTCAGCAGGGCCCACTCCCCAACCAGCAGAGACCCCTCCTGGACAGAGGCCCTGCTGCCCTTGCCCTAGGCCCCCAACTCCGGACCCTGGGCCCTGGTGGGGCTTGTGTCCTGAATGCAGCCTCAGGGGACATGTGCTCCGGCCTGGGCCGGCTTGGAAGAGGCGTCCTGCCCCGGCCCTGTCTAGGGTGTGTTGCAGGCCTTTCCTCCAAGGCCTCAGGGAGCTCTGTGACTGCTAAGAGCAGTCTGCAGGACACTGGCTGCTGTCCCCACCCCTGGGGCTGTCCCTGGAGGAGATGGCTATGTTTCCGAGGGCCTGATTGAGCTAAGGCCCCAGGGGCAGCCAGTTTGGCTGCTCTGAGCCTATAACGGGGAAGGGCTTGGTGGCCTTTGGGCTGTCCTGGGTTGTGCTGGGGCAGACCTGGGGACCGGGAGGGGCTGGTGGCAGGGGCTAGATGGCTGCCCTCCCAGTGAAAAGCATCTCAAGACAATCCCCTGCTCCACTCTGTCAGGGTCCATGACTCCAGGAATCAATTCTAAGATCCTCAAAATCTGAAACGTCGTAAATCTGACACTCCTTAAGATTGGGGCTCCatgttgttttaaatttgaagAGTCTCGCACCCACAGTGTCGGGGTTCTCTGTGCCTAGAGGTCATCAGCTCCAGGCTCCTAGTATTTGGTGACCACACAGGCCAGAGCCACCCACCCGCCCGTCCCCTTGGCCCAGCCCCTCACCTGGCTCCGTAGCCATGGCCAGGATGGCGAGGAGCAGCAGGACTGTCCTCATCTCTGGTGTCATCGGGGAGCAGTGGGGGCCCCTGCACTGCGGAGGCCTTATAGGCACGGGCTGGGCGGGGGTGGGCAGTCCGCCAGCCAGCGGCATTCCGCAGCGCTCTGTGCAAGCGTCGGCCCAGGATGGGAACCTgccccaccctgcctggcccacGCCCGCCAGCCTGGCTGTCGCTGGGCGCTGCCCCTGCTGCCCTCCTAGGCAGAGGTCTGCCCTCCGCAACGGGGCCCAGTGGCTTCCTGGCcctgctgttgctgttgctgtgcCTCCATCTCTCCCGCTTTCACTTCTCTGTCTCTGTGGGTCTTGTTCTCGTGCTGCCGTCTGTGCCTGGGTCACTTTGTCTCTGACTTGCCACCCGCTACCCcgccccccactccccaccatcACCATCCTGTGTCTTTGTCCCTGCATTCCCCCCATAGTTCCCTCAATAGAGTTGCAGCCTGTACCAGGTGCCCTGTGGGTGCCTGTGGGTGCCCAGGGCCGGGGAGGTGCTGGTCCTGCCCTTCTGGCTCTGGGCTCAGGGTTGCTGCCTGGGACATGGAAGGTCCTTGAGctgccagggctgggggcagCTGTGGGCTGATGGGGTGtgtgaggcagagggagaggccaCCCCGAGGCAGGGAGGGCAGCTGGGGCAGCAGAGAGGTAAGCACTGGACAGGGTGAGGACTGTGAGGACCTGGCCCTCGAAGTTGCCTGGGGAGCCCTGTGGGCGGGAGGCCCGGGCTGTGGAGGCAGCAATTCCATCCTGCATTGTGCAGGGAGAGACTGAGCCCTCCCGGTCTCCAccagccctgcctcccaccctccagGGCCCCAGGACCCCTCCTCATGGGATTCCTTCTCCCACTCTCCGGGCCCCTCCTGCTACATTGGGGGCAGCACCATCCTGGCTACTTTGCAACTATTGCTCTAGGTGTCCTGGCTCCAGTCTCTCCAAGACTGTGAACTCCTTGGGGCTGGGCCCCAGCACCCAGGGCCTCGAAGCAGGTTCTTGGTCTGCTGCCCGTTGAGTGGAGGCCAGTCCCTACTTTCACCCTCTTTACTCTCACAAGAGggactttcttttcctggagacGGGGTCCTGAGCACCTGTCACCTAGCGCAGGAGCCCACCTCTCGGGGCCCCCATCCACCTGCTCGGCCCAGCCCGCTCTGCCGCTCGCCTGTGCTGGGCAGCACCCACCTGGTGGTGTGGAGGGACCCACAGACGTGCTTTGCCCCTGCCCTGGCCAGGCGGATGGTGAGTGGGAGCGGGGGCACAGAAGGAGgtcagccctgggcccagcctccGCCGCTGCCACGTGGCTGATGAACCAACAACAacagggccagggcagggcagggctggttccAGGGAGGGTGGTCCTGGGCTGGGCTGAGGCTCTTGGGAGCACCATGGGTACCGGGGCCAGTCAGCCTGGGCTTGAGACAGACCTTCTGGCCCTTCCTCCCGGCATCTGTCCCTTGCTGAGCCCCACGTCACAGATGCCGGGGATCCCAGCAAATGTCTCCTGAGAATGCTCCTGGCCGGACTCTCCCTGACGCAGTGCTGGAGCCTGGAGGATCCACCTACAGGAGGGCTTGTCTGGTGGTGCCTTTGGAAACCAGGAGGGGTGCAGGCAGGAGCCCCCTGGGGCAGCCCCACATTTGCATCCGGTGTCTGGTGCTGGCTGGGGCTTGATGGGGACGCGTGGAGTCTCACTTGACAAGGCAGGTGACCCAGAGGTCCACGCCCCCAACCGGAGGGAGGAGGTTTCCTCCAGCTCCAAGGCCGTGTGTCCATGGGGCACAGCGAGAGGCATGGGCAGCTTTGGGGAAGCTGCTTCCCGGGGCCTTGGGAAGCAGAGCTCAGGGCGTGGTGACAGGGTGGTGACTCGGTGGGCATGGCAGGTGGGGAGGGGTGAGTCACTGTGGCCAGGGACATGAGAGCTGCTGGAAGAACAGGTTTGGAATTCCTGTTGGGCCTGGTGGTGCTGGAGGGTCCAGGATGTCAGGCGGCCTGAGAGTAGGGTCTGAGTGTGGGGCCACGGGGGAGTGGGCTCCCCACACTTGGGACTGGAGGAGGGCCCTGCACACCTGGTTCACCCCCGTGGGACATCTCAGACGTCACTGTGGCTGCGTCCCTGCCAGGCATGGAAGCCGGAGTGGGGTTCCAGTTCTGTGGGAGGAGGGCCTCTGACCTGGCGGGGCTGCCCACGAGGATGAGCCGCCCATCCCGGGTGGTCCTAGCAAAAGCAGGAAGAGCAGCCCTACACACAGGTTACTCTCAGGAGAAAGTGGGTGATTCTGACGCCAGGAGCTCTTGGACAGCTGAGCTTATGGGGACAGTGCAGTCAGGGAGGGCTTCTTGTAGGCAGTGACCTGACTAGATCCTCAGAGCCAGGGAATGGAATGGGGAGAGGAGCCGTTGTGGCCCCTCATGACAGTCCCTGCCCAGAGCTTGTTCACTGGTGAGGAGGTGAGGGTCAGAGAGTGCCAGGCAGGTGCTGGGATGCCCCCTGAGTGGGGCAGAACCTGGTGGGGTCTCAAGCACTTCTCACTATCACCACCAGCctttcccccctcctccctcctctattCTCTAGAGCCTGGGCCCTCTCCACTCCACCCCTCCCACTCAGCCCCTGGAGCTGGGGCCCTGGGCCTAGTTGGTACCATCAGGGTGTTAGCAGCAGAAATAACACCTGGGAGAGGCGATGAAGGGGCCTGGGGCAGGGAAAACCACCGCCCTGCCCCCTTAGCCTTGCCTGCTGCTCCCTGAACCAGGAAACCCGGCACAGGGAGAAGCCCAGCATGGGGACAAGCCCAGGCCTCTGTCTGGGGCAGAAGTTCCTTGCTCATGCCCCTTCCCCAACCTTCTGCCCCCTCTACCTTGTGCTGGGCCTCTAGGATCACAcaagggtgtggtggctcagagAGGGAAGCTCCTGGCTCAGGGCTGCACAGCATGGTACTCCAGGTTTCCACCAGCCCAGCTCTGGGCCCTGTCCTGGCTGAATAGGTGCCCGGTGGACAAGGCAGGGCCCCGGGCTGGAGGAGATGCCTGGGCTGGAGGAGATGCCTGGGCTGGAGGAGCTGGGAAGCTCCAGGGCATGGGAGGGGCTTCTTCACCCTCAGACTGCCACCTGGGCAAGCCAGAATCCCAGCCACACCTCAGGGGCTCCAAAATGCATCCCTCTGCCTTGAggtacttccttccttcctttcttccttccttcattcattcactcattcattcattcattcactcattcattccttcttcaACAATTTATAAAGAGCAGCCATATGCAAGGCACTTTGGGTGTAACAGAGAccaagagaggagacagagagggcCCAGGTCCCAGGGCCTGCAGACCAGTGGGGAGTGGAAACAGACAATTGCTGGCTCTGTAGGACCCACAGCAGGGACGTCACGATGCACAGGGTGAGGGTCTGGGGCTGAGAGGCCGAGAGGCCGAGAGAGAACCAACCGGTGGAGCTGTCTAAGCAGGGAAGGGTGTGTGGCCATCACCTGGTAAGCAGGTGGGTGTCGGGCAAGGGCACTGGGGCCCAGGTGACAGGCTCCTTTACTGCCTCTTTCCCCTGCAGGGGCAGGTGGCTGCCCCGAGCTGAGCGGCTGAGTGTGTGGTGTCTTTCTAGAGGCTGCCCTGCTCCTCTCAGCCCCTCACCTGCACAATTGGGGCCTCACATGGACAGCAAGGGCCCGGCCTTGCCCGGCATCACCCAGCAAGCGGGAGCCACAGCTAGGCTGGGCCTCTGGGCCCAGGCCCTTCCCTCGCACCCAGGCCTCCCCACGCCTCCCTCTGGTGCTGGAGTCACCTTTACACACGGAGCCACAGTCCCAGGAAAGGTCTCTTTCACCTGCTTCCCAGGGTcatgcctggccctgccccagtCTTAGGTCCCTCCCTGGGACCCCGGCTACCAGCCACCCCTCCCAGGGTATGCGCCTGGTGCCCACGGGCCAGGCCAGGGGCCAGGGCTGGAGGCCAGCTCTGCTCCTCCACACAGGCTCCTCGTCCTTGCCGGGTCTCTCTTTCCTGCACTGCCAGGGTGGCAATCTAGGGAATAGTTTCGTGGATGGAGAAACCCTTCCACCTTGGGGCACGGCTTGTTCCCAGCAAGGGCTGGACTGGGGCCCCAGGTTCCTAAGACTCAAGAGAAACAAACCTGTTCTCAGGCCTGGCTGGTGGTACCCACAGGTGGGCTGGCACCTTCCCTGGGGGAGGCACCATTGCAGCACCTAGGACCAGCACGGTTCCTGTGAGGCACTGGCATTCAGGGGGCTAGTCAAGGGTGCCCAGGCGCCAAAGTCTGGGCAACGAGGGAGAATCCCTCAGGGTGTGAACGGTGTCCATCCTGAGGTAGGGGGAGAGAGTTTGCAGAGGAGTGCAGCCATGGCGCCACGGAACCACAGCACTAACAACCGTGAGGACCTCAGAGTTCCAAGACTGCAGGCTCTTAGCATGGGCTTGCAGAACACAGAACCCTAGAATTGCAAGACCCAGGGAACCTGGATGAGAATCAGGTCACTGATTCTCTGGATGGGGGTTATTTTCACACATTAGGACATGCTCCCACCAGGGTTCTAAGGAAGGTCAGAGGTTTGTGTTAATGCTGCACTCCTGGATTCTCCCCTCTGCTAGGCCACAGCTCAGTCTACTTCCTGTTGTGGCCTGGAACTTGTGGCTGCCAACCCTTAGCTCCATGAGGTAGGTTCAAGGCGGGTTAACACAGGACCCACCTCACTTTCCTCCCTCAATCCCCTGCCTTCATTCTCTCCCAATACCTACCCGCTCATCCATCCTCtatccttcatccatccatccatctaccatcTGCCCACTCATTCTCCACTCATacacccacccatctatccatccattcatttttccattgtccatccatcta encodes:
- the LY6D gene encoding lymphocyte antigen 6D, which encodes MPLAGGLPTPAQPVPIRPPQCRGPHCSPMTPEMRTVLLLLAILAMATEPALALRCHVCTNSSNCKQPQVCPAGSRFCKTTNTVEPLRGNLVKKDCAESCTPSYTLQGQVSSGTGSIQCCQEDLCNEKLHNAAPTRTTFAHSALSLGLALGLLALILAPSL